Proteins co-encoded in one Nicotiana sylvestris chromosome 7, ASM39365v2, whole genome shotgun sequence genomic window:
- the LOC138873486 gene encoding uncharacterized protein, with amino-acid sequence MARDMDAPWLVGGYFNVIWDEEEKFGGLLVSLNEIDDFRHCVNTCNLFDLGFKGSIFTWWNGRAEEDCIFKRLDRCLANVEFQQTFPGIEVQHLSKTGSDHSPMYLKCDIETPPIKKPFKFLNFWVEHAIFKDVVKENWITDFSANPYILFNHKSKKIKEGPFIVE; translated from the coding sequence ATGGCGAGAGATATGGATGCACCATGGCTTGTAGGAGGTTATTTCAATGTAATATGGGACGAAGAAGAGAAGTTTGGTGGGTTACTTGTGTCATtgaatgaaattgatgattttcgaCACTGCGTCAACACTTGCAATCTCTTCGACCTTGGATTTAAAGGCagcatatttacatggtggaatgggagAGCAGAGGAAGACTGTATATTCAAAAGGCTAGACAGATGCTTGGCCAATGTTGAGTTCCAACAAACATTTCCAGGAATAGAGGTGCAACATTTGTCAAAGACTGGTTCTGATCATAGTCCAATGTATCTGAAGTGTGATATTGAGACTCCACCAATAAAAAAGCCTTTTAAGTTCTTGAATTTTTGGGTGGAACATGCGATTTTTAAAGATGTGGTGAAAGAGAATTGGATAACTGATTTCAGTGCAAATCCTTATATTCTTTTTAATCACAAgtcaaaaaaaattaaagaaggccCTTTCATTGTGGAGTAA